A window of Sphingomonas adhaesiva contains these coding sequences:
- the aat gene encoding leucyl/phenylalanyl-tRNA--protein transferase: MTATLDLPQLLAAYAIGAFPMADSRDADSIYWVEPRRRAILPLDGFHLSRSLRKTIAGDRFRVTADAAFDRIIALCAEAVENRPDTWINATIEEAFRRLHGLGLAHSIECWDGERLVGGLYGLALGRAFFGESMVSRAADASKVAIAALVARLRVGGFTLLDCQFMTDHLATLGAREIDRRDYMALLGAALSATGSSAAASSSLAGAASAGADFRALDAAAGADGAVPGKVIVQALTQTS; the protein is encoded by the coding sequence ATGACGGCGACGCTCGATCTGCCGCAACTGCTGGCCGCCTATGCGATCGGCGCGTTTCCGATGGCGGACAGCCGCGACGCCGACAGCATCTATTGGGTGGAGCCGCGGCGGCGCGCGATCCTGCCGCTGGACGGTTTCCACCTGTCGCGATCGCTGCGGAAGACCATCGCGGGGGATCGCTTCCGCGTCACCGCGGATGCCGCGTTCGACCGCATCATCGCGCTGTGCGCGGAGGCGGTCGAGAACCGTCCCGACACCTGGATCAACGCCACGATCGAGGAGGCCTTTCGCCGGCTCCACGGCCTGGGGCTCGCGCATTCGATCGAATGCTGGGACGGGGAGCGGCTGGTCGGCGGTCTCTACGGCCTGGCGCTGGGGCGCGCCTTCTTCGGCGAGAGCATGGTCAGCCGCGCCGCCGATGCGTCGAAGGTGGCCATCGCGGCGCTGGTGGCGCGGTTGCGCGTCGGCGGGTTCACCTTGCTCGACTGCCAGTTCATGACCGACCATCTCGCGACGCTGGGCGCGCGCGAGATCGACCGCCGCGACTACATGGCGTTGCTGGGTGCGGCGCTCTCGGCCACCGGCTCGTCCGCGGCGGCGTCCTCCTCATTGGCCGGAGCCGCCTCGGCGGGGGCGGACTTCCGCGCGCTGGATGCCGCCGCGGGCGCGGACGGCGCGGTGCCGGGGAAGGTCATCGTGCAGGCCTTGACCCAGACGTCGTAG